One Scophthalmus maximus strain ysfricsl-2021 chromosome 9, ASM2237912v1, whole genome shotgun sequence genomic region harbors:
- the pcdh18b gene encoding protocadherin-18b isoform X3 — translation MEVSARVCAKKMGAKMVQAKGNIFSPALLQLLLLVALIHGAAGKTLKYKVFEEQKVGTVIARLREDVAGVLSKLPSSLNFRFRAMQRGSTPLLSVREEDGEISIGTKIDREKLCEKNLNCSIEFDVVTLPTEYLQLFHVEVEVLDINDNSPHFSRAIVPIEISESASVGTRVPLDGAVDADVGDNSLHTYTLTPNNFFKIDVRTRTDGAKYAELVVMRELDREVLSSYQLQLTASDNGVPPKSGSTLLKIIISDSNDNSPAFDEQAYIINLLENSPLGTLIIDLNATDPDEGTNGKIVYSFSSHVSPKILETFKINPETGHITLIKKVDFETTASYELDVQAQDMGPNSIPGLCKIVVKVVDVNDNKPEININLMTPGKEEVAYISEGAPVDTFIALVRVDDSDAGLNGEVVCRLHGHGHFRLQKTHEKNYMILTNISLDREKRSEYSLTVIAEDRGSPSLSTIKHFTVQVLDENDNPPRFEKSHYEVFKSENNSPGAYLMTVVASDPDLGTNGQVTYNIIDAVVQGSPISTYVTIDPSNGAIYALRSFDHEDVSRVAFIIQARDGGNPSLSANTTVLLTVLDENDNPPVIHSPPIQNHTAELLVWKYASPGQLITALKVTDRDAGANGELSCAIVGGNEDRLFVMDARRCELRTNATLEQAPRDVMELKVEVQDRGTSRLSTGALLRLSLQENMDILPPLYPTGTSQASLDLSLIVIISLGAVCALLLIVMVMFATTRCSREKKDPRHNYNCRVAESSYQNHPKKPTRQIHKADITLVPTVNGTLPVRAHPRSPSASPTPERGTLGSRQSHHSRQSLSSLVTISSNHVPENFALELAHATPPVEQVSQLLSMLHQGQYQPRPSFRGNKYTRSYRYALNEMDKFSLKDSGRGDSEAGDSDYEPGRESPMDRLLAMRLCTEECRVLGHSDQCWMPPLASPASSSSDYRSNLYIPGEEARQVTDHSQEKTPQPCTDTGTARNQSFSTFGKDLGAEDGGEEEGGEDGGGEAREEDLCGTTSLLSEMSSVFQRLLPQGLDSYVQVNEKEKGTSLSGVGVPMTGSLDRRRGHLPGKPSPSVHQQGVAAWAANTHFQNPGSSIGPSGHHQGGSYHTLKPSTKLGSQSSSHKGSQAPKNSPQNSGHPPKPHSSPLLTALVSPTLMQHSPAPVPVPVPLPGPSSKWLPAMEEIPENYEEDDFDSVLGHLQGKRSDSRHELVDASELVAEINKLLQDVRQS, via the exons ATGGAAGTAAGCGCCAGAGTGTGCGCAAAGAAGATGGGGGCAAAAATGGTCCAAGCCAAAGGAAATATTTTCTCTCCGGCACTGCTCCAGCTATTGCTTTTGGTCGCGCTCATACACGGAGCCGCTGGCAAGACTTTGAAATATAAAGTTTTCGAGGAGCAGAAAGTGGGCACGGTTATTGCGCGGTTGCGGGAGGATGTCGCCGGGGTTTTGTCCAAACTACCGAGTTCGCTGAACTTTCGGTTCCGCGCGATGCAACGGGGGAGCACGCCGCTCTTGTCTGTCcgggaggaggacggggagatCAGCATTGGCACCAAGATCGACCGCGAGAAGCTCTGTGAGAAAAACTTGAACTGCTCGATTGAATTCGACGTGGTCACGCTGCCGACAGAATACCTGCAGCTGTTCCATGTGGAGGTGGAAGTGCTGGATATCAACGACAACTCCCCGCACTTCTCCCGCGCCATTGTCCCCATTGAGATTTCCGAGAGCGCATCCGTGGGGACGCGAGTCCCGCTGGATGGCGCAGTGGACGCAGATGTCGGAGACAATTCCCTGCACACTTACACTCTGACACCCAATAACTTCTTTAAGATCGATGTGAGGACCAGGACGGACGGGGCCAAGTACGCGGAGCTGGTGGTGATGAGGGAGCTGGACCGGGAGGTCCTGTCCAGCTACCAGCTGCAGCTCACAGCCTCGGACAACGGTGTGCCCCCCAAGTCTGGCTCCACTTTGCTCAAAATCATCATTTCCGATTCCAATGACAACAGCCCGGCCTTTGATGAGCAGGCCTACATCATCAATTTGCTGGAGAACTCTCCCCTCGGGACTCTAATCATTGATTTGAACGCCACAGATCCAGATGAGGGCACTAATGGGAAAATAGTCTACTCGTTCAGCAGCCACGTTTCTCCGAAGATCTTGGAAACATTTAAGATAAACCCAGAAACTGGCCACATCACTCTTATTAAGAAAGTTGACTTTGAAACCACAGCTTCCTATGAGCTGGATGTGCAGGCTCAGGACATGGGCCCAAACTCCATCCCTGGACTTTGTAAAATTGTGGTGAAAGTGGTGGATGTAAATGACAACAAACCAGAGATAAACATCAACCTGATGACGCCTGGCAAAGAAGAAGTGGCCTATATTTCCGAGGGGGCGCCCGTGGACACCTTCATAGCTCTGGTGCGTGTTGATGACAGCGACGCAGGCCTCAACGGTGAGGTGGTGTGCAGGCTTCACGGCCACGGCCACTTCAGACTCCAGAAGACCCACGAGAAGAACTACATGATCCTCACCAACATCTCGTTGGACAGGGAGAAGAGGTCAGAGTACAGTCTGACGGTCATAGCTGAGGACAGGGGTTCTCCCAGCCTCTCCACCATCAAACATTTCACTGTTCAGGTGCTGGACGAAAATGACAACCCCCCACGCTTTGAGAAGAGCCACTATGAGGTatttaaatcagaaaacaaCTCCCCGGGAGCCTATCTGATGACTGTGGTGGCCTCAGATCCAGATCTGGGAACCAATGGCCAGGTCACCTACAACATCATAGACGCCGTGGTCCAAGGGAGCCCCATCTCCACCTACGTCACCATTGATCCCTCTAATGGCGCCATCTATGCCTTGCGCAGCTTTGACCACGAAGACGTCAGCCGGGTGGCTTTCATCATCCAGGCACGCGATGGCGGAAACCCGTCACTGTCAGCAAACACCACTGTCCTTCTAACTGTTTTGGATGAAAACGACAACCCGCCTGTCATTCACTCGCCCCCCATCCAGAACCACACTGCTGAGCTTCTGGTGTGGAAGTATGCGTCTCCTGGTCAGCTGATAACTGCGCTCAAAGTCACAGACCGCGACGCTGGTGCCAATGGAGAGCTGAGCTGCGCCATCGTTGGAGGCAATGAGGACAGGCTGTTTGTCATGGATGCCCGGCGATGTGAGCTCAGAACCAATGCCACTCTGGAACAGGCTCCTCGGGACGTGATGGAGCTCAAGGTAGAAGTGCAAGACAGAGGCACCAGTCGGCTGTCCACAGGGGCCCTCCTCAGGCTCTCCCTGCAGGAGAACATGGacatcctcccccctctctaCCCCACTGGCACCAGCCAAGCCTCACTGGATCTCTCCCTCATTGTCATCATCTCTCTGGGTGCCGTTTGTGCTCTCTTGCTCATCGTTATGGTGATGTTTGCCACCACCCGCTGCAGCCGCGAGAAGAAAGACCCCAGACACAACTACAACTGTCGTGTGGCAGAAAGCAGCTACCAGAACCACCCCAAAAAGCCCACCAGGCAGATCCACAAGGCAGACATCACCCTGGTCCCAACTGTCAACGGGACTCTGCCCGTCCGGGCACACCCGCGCTCGCCGTCAGCCTCCCCGACACCGGAGAGGGGCACCCTGGGGAGCAGACAGAGCCACCATAGCCGCCAGTCCCTCAGCAGCCTGGTCACCATCTCCTCCAATCATGTACCAGAGAATTTTGCCCTGGAGCTTGCCCACGCCACACCTCCTGTAGAG CAAGTCTCACAGCTTCTGTCCATGCTCCATCAGGGCCAGTACCAGCCACGACCAAGCTTCAGAGGCAACAAATATACCAGGAGTTACAG ATATGCCTTGAATGAGATGGACAAGTTCAGTCTGAAGGACAGCGGCCGCGGGGACAGCGAGGCTGGGGACAGCGACTACGAGCCTGGCAGGGAGTCACCCATGGATAGGCTCCTTG ctATGAGGCTCTGCACAGAGGAGTGTCGTGTCCTGGGCCACTCAGATCAGTGCTGGATGCCCCCCCTGGCCTCCCcggcctcgtcctcctccgacTACCGAAGCAACCTATACATCCCAGGGGAAGAAGCGCGCCAGGTGACGGACCACTCGCAGGAAAAGACCCCACAGCCCTGCACTGACACAGGGACCGCCCGCAACCAGAGCTTCTCCACCTTCGGCAAGGACCTGGGCGCTGAGgacgggggagaagaggaggggggagaggacgGTGGGGGTGAGGCCAGAGAGGAAGACCTGTGCGGGACCACGTCACTGTTGTCAGAGATGAGCAGTGTGTTCCAGAGGTTGCTACCCCAGGGGCTGGACTCCTACGTCCAGGTCaacgagaaagagaaagggaccAGCCTGAGCGGGGTGGGTGTACCCATGACTGGATCTTTAGATCGCAGGAGGGGCCATCTGCCCGGCAAGCCGAGCCCCTCCGTCCACCAGCAGGGCGTGGCAGCCTGGGCTGCCAACACCCACTTTCAGAACCCAGGAAGCAGCATTGGCCCGTCTGGCCATCACCAGGGCGGCAGCTACCACACCTTGAAACCCAGCACCAAGCTCGGCTCCCAGAGCAGCAGCCACAAGGGCTCGCAGGCACCCAAGAACAGCCCTCAGAACAGCGGCCACCCCCCTAAACCCCACAGCAGCCCCCTGCTCACTGCACTGGTCAGCCCCACTCTGATGCAGCATTCCCCAGCCCCCGTGCCAGTACCAGTGCCACTCCCGGGACCCTCCTCCAAGTGGCTGCCTGCCATGGAGGAGATCCCCGAGAATTACGAGGAGGACGATTTCGACTCGGTGCTCGGCCACCTTCAGGGCAAACGCAGCGACAGCCGACACGAACTGGTGGACGCCAGCGAGCTGGTGGCTGAAATCAACAAACTCTTACAGGATGTCCGGCAGAGTTag
- the pcdh18b gene encoding protocadherin-18b isoform X2, with amino-acid sequence MEVSARVCAKKMGAKMVQAKGNIFSPALLQLLLLVALIHGAAGKTLKYKVFEEQKVGTVIARLREDVAGVLSKLPSSLNFRFRAMQRGSTPLLSVREEDGEISIGTKIDREKLCEKNLNCSIEFDVVTLPTEYLQLFHVEVEVLDINDNSPHFSRAIVPIEISESASVGTRVPLDGAVDADVGDNSLHTYTLTPNNFFKIDVRTRTDGAKYAELVVMRELDREVLSSYQLQLTASDNGVPPKSGSTLLKIIISDSNDNSPAFDEQAYIINLLENSPLGTLIIDLNATDPDEGTNGKIVYSFSSHVSPKILETFKINPETGHITLIKKVDFETTASYELDVQAQDMGPNSIPGLCKIVVKVVDVNDNKPEININLMTPGKEEVAYISEGAPVDTFIALVRVDDSDAGLNGEVVCRLHGHGHFRLQKTHEKNYMILTNISLDREKRSEYSLTVIAEDRGSPSLSTIKHFTVQVLDENDNPPRFEKSHYEVFKSENNSPGAYLMTVVASDPDLGTNGQVTYNIIDAVVQGSPISTYVTIDPSNGAIYALRSFDHEDVSRVAFIIQARDGGNPSLSANTTVLLTVLDENDNPPVIHSPPIQNHTAELLVWKYASPGQLITALKVTDRDAGANGELSCAIVGGNEDRLFVMDARRCELRTNATLEQAPRDVMELKVEVQDRGTSRLSTGALLRLSLQENMDILPPLYPTGTSQASLDLSLIVIISLGAVCALLLIVMVMFATTRCSREKKDPRHNYNCRVAESSYQNHPKKPTRQIHKADITLVPTVNGTLPVRAHPRSPSASPTPERGTLGSRQSHHSRQSLSSLVTISSNHVPENFALELAHATPPVEGQYQPRPSFRGNKYTRSYRYALNEMDKFSLKDSGRGDSEAGDSDYEPGRESPMDRLLGEGFIEIYAPDGQHRTHAAMRLCTEECRVLGHSDQCWMPPLASPASSSSDYRSNLYIPGEEARQVTDHSQEKTPQPCTDTGTARNQSFSTFGKDLGAEDGGEEEGGEDGGGEAREEDLCGTTSLLSEMSSVFQRLLPQGLDSYVQVNEKEKGTSLSGVGVPMTGSLDRRRGHLPGKPSPSVHQQGVAAWAANTHFQNPGSSIGPSGHHQGGSYHTLKPSTKLGSQSSSHKGSQAPKNSPQNSGHPPKPHSSPLLTALVSPTLMQHSPAPVPVPVPLPGPSSKWLPAMEEIPENYEEDDFDSVLGHLQGKRSDSRHELVDASELVAEINKLLQDVRQS; translated from the exons ATGGAAGTAAGCGCCAGAGTGTGCGCAAAGAAGATGGGGGCAAAAATGGTCCAAGCCAAAGGAAATATTTTCTCTCCGGCACTGCTCCAGCTATTGCTTTTGGTCGCGCTCATACACGGAGCCGCTGGCAAGACTTTGAAATATAAAGTTTTCGAGGAGCAGAAAGTGGGCACGGTTATTGCGCGGTTGCGGGAGGATGTCGCCGGGGTTTTGTCCAAACTACCGAGTTCGCTGAACTTTCGGTTCCGCGCGATGCAACGGGGGAGCACGCCGCTCTTGTCTGTCcgggaggaggacggggagatCAGCATTGGCACCAAGATCGACCGCGAGAAGCTCTGTGAGAAAAACTTGAACTGCTCGATTGAATTCGACGTGGTCACGCTGCCGACAGAATACCTGCAGCTGTTCCATGTGGAGGTGGAAGTGCTGGATATCAACGACAACTCCCCGCACTTCTCCCGCGCCATTGTCCCCATTGAGATTTCCGAGAGCGCATCCGTGGGGACGCGAGTCCCGCTGGATGGCGCAGTGGACGCAGATGTCGGAGACAATTCCCTGCACACTTACACTCTGACACCCAATAACTTCTTTAAGATCGATGTGAGGACCAGGACGGACGGGGCCAAGTACGCGGAGCTGGTGGTGATGAGGGAGCTGGACCGGGAGGTCCTGTCCAGCTACCAGCTGCAGCTCACAGCCTCGGACAACGGTGTGCCCCCCAAGTCTGGCTCCACTTTGCTCAAAATCATCATTTCCGATTCCAATGACAACAGCCCGGCCTTTGATGAGCAGGCCTACATCATCAATTTGCTGGAGAACTCTCCCCTCGGGACTCTAATCATTGATTTGAACGCCACAGATCCAGATGAGGGCACTAATGGGAAAATAGTCTACTCGTTCAGCAGCCACGTTTCTCCGAAGATCTTGGAAACATTTAAGATAAACCCAGAAACTGGCCACATCACTCTTATTAAGAAAGTTGACTTTGAAACCACAGCTTCCTATGAGCTGGATGTGCAGGCTCAGGACATGGGCCCAAACTCCATCCCTGGACTTTGTAAAATTGTGGTGAAAGTGGTGGATGTAAATGACAACAAACCAGAGATAAACATCAACCTGATGACGCCTGGCAAAGAAGAAGTGGCCTATATTTCCGAGGGGGCGCCCGTGGACACCTTCATAGCTCTGGTGCGTGTTGATGACAGCGACGCAGGCCTCAACGGTGAGGTGGTGTGCAGGCTTCACGGCCACGGCCACTTCAGACTCCAGAAGACCCACGAGAAGAACTACATGATCCTCACCAACATCTCGTTGGACAGGGAGAAGAGGTCAGAGTACAGTCTGACGGTCATAGCTGAGGACAGGGGTTCTCCCAGCCTCTCCACCATCAAACATTTCACTGTTCAGGTGCTGGACGAAAATGACAACCCCCCACGCTTTGAGAAGAGCCACTATGAGGTatttaaatcagaaaacaaCTCCCCGGGAGCCTATCTGATGACTGTGGTGGCCTCAGATCCAGATCTGGGAACCAATGGCCAGGTCACCTACAACATCATAGACGCCGTGGTCCAAGGGAGCCCCATCTCCACCTACGTCACCATTGATCCCTCTAATGGCGCCATCTATGCCTTGCGCAGCTTTGACCACGAAGACGTCAGCCGGGTGGCTTTCATCATCCAGGCACGCGATGGCGGAAACCCGTCACTGTCAGCAAACACCACTGTCCTTCTAACTGTTTTGGATGAAAACGACAACCCGCCTGTCATTCACTCGCCCCCCATCCAGAACCACACTGCTGAGCTTCTGGTGTGGAAGTATGCGTCTCCTGGTCAGCTGATAACTGCGCTCAAAGTCACAGACCGCGACGCTGGTGCCAATGGAGAGCTGAGCTGCGCCATCGTTGGAGGCAATGAGGACAGGCTGTTTGTCATGGATGCCCGGCGATGTGAGCTCAGAACCAATGCCACTCTGGAACAGGCTCCTCGGGACGTGATGGAGCTCAAGGTAGAAGTGCAAGACAGAGGCACCAGTCGGCTGTCCACAGGGGCCCTCCTCAGGCTCTCCCTGCAGGAGAACATGGacatcctcccccctctctaCCCCACTGGCACCAGCCAAGCCTCACTGGATCTCTCCCTCATTGTCATCATCTCTCTGGGTGCCGTTTGTGCTCTCTTGCTCATCGTTATGGTGATGTTTGCCACCACCCGCTGCAGCCGCGAGAAGAAAGACCCCAGACACAACTACAACTGTCGTGTGGCAGAAAGCAGCTACCAGAACCACCCCAAAAAGCCCACCAGGCAGATCCACAAGGCAGACATCACCCTGGTCCCAACTGTCAACGGGACTCTGCCCGTCCGGGCACACCCGCGCTCGCCGTCAGCCTCCCCGACACCGGAGAGGGGCACCCTGGGGAGCAGACAGAGCCACCATAGCCGCCAGTCCCTCAGCAGCCTGGTCACCATCTCCTCCAATCATGTACCAGAGAATTTTGCCCTGGAGCTTGCCCACGCCACACCTCCTGTAGAG GGCCAGTACCAGCCACGACCAAGCTTCAGAGGCAACAAATATACCAGGAGTTACAG ATATGCCTTGAATGAGATGGACAAGTTCAGTCTGAAGGACAGCGGCCGCGGGGACAGCGAGGCTGGGGACAGCGACTACGAGCCTGGCAGGGAGTCACCCATGGATAGGCTCCTTGGTGAGGGCTTTATTGAGATATATGCCCCTGATGGTCAGCACAGAACGCATGCAG ctATGAGGCTCTGCACAGAGGAGTGTCGTGTCCTGGGCCACTCAGATCAGTGCTGGATGCCCCCCCTGGCCTCCCcggcctcgtcctcctccgacTACCGAAGCAACCTATACATCCCAGGGGAAGAAGCGCGCCAGGTGACGGACCACTCGCAGGAAAAGACCCCACAGCCCTGCACTGACACAGGGACCGCCCGCAACCAGAGCTTCTCCACCTTCGGCAAGGACCTGGGCGCTGAGgacgggggagaagaggaggggggagaggacgGTGGGGGTGAGGCCAGAGAGGAAGACCTGTGCGGGACCACGTCACTGTTGTCAGAGATGAGCAGTGTGTTCCAGAGGTTGCTACCCCAGGGGCTGGACTCCTACGTCCAGGTCaacgagaaagagaaagggaccAGCCTGAGCGGGGTGGGTGTACCCATGACTGGATCTTTAGATCGCAGGAGGGGCCATCTGCCCGGCAAGCCGAGCCCCTCCGTCCACCAGCAGGGCGTGGCAGCCTGGGCTGCCAACACCCACTTTCAGAACCCAGGAAGCAGCATTGGCCCGTCTGGCCATCACCAGGGCGGCAGCTACCACACCTTGAAACCCAGCACCAAGCTCGGCTCCCAGAGCAGCAGCCACAAGGGCTCGCAGGCACCCAAGAACAGCCCTCAGAACAGCGGCCACCCCCCTAAACCCCACAGCAGCCCCCTGCTCACTGCACTGGTCAGCCCCACTCTGATGCAGCATTCCCCAGCCCCCGTGCCAGTACCAGTGCCACTCCCGGGACCCTCCTCCAAGTGGCTGCCTGCCATGGAGGAGATCCCCGAGAATTACGAGGAGGACGATTTCGACTCGGTGCTCGGCCACCTTCAGGGCAAACGCAGCGACAGCCGACACGAACTGGTGGACGCCAGCGAGCTGGTGGCTGAAATCAACAAACTCTTACAGGATGTCCGGCAGAGTTag
- the pcdh18b gene encoding protocadherin-18b isoform X1 — protein MEVSARVCAKKMGAKMVQAKGNIFSPALLQLLLLVALIHGAAGKTLKYKVFEEQKVGTVIARLREDVAGVLSKLPSSLNFRFRAMQRGSTPLLSVREEDGEISIGTKIDREKLCEKNLNCSIEFDVVTLPTEYLQLFHVEVEVLDINDNSPHFSRAIVPIEISESASVGTRVPLDGAVDADVGDNSLHTYTLTPNNFFKIDVRTRTDGAKYAELVVMRELDREVLSSYQLQLTASDNGVPPKSGSTLLKIIISDSNDNSPAFDEQAYIINLLENSPLGTLIIDLNATDPDEGTNGKIVYSFSSHVSPKILETFKINPETGHITLIKKVDFETTASYELDVQAQDMGPNSIPGLCKIVVKVVDVNDNKPEININLMTPGKEEVAYISEGAPVDTFIALVRVDDSDAGLNGEVVCRLHGHGHFRLQKTHEKNYMILTNISLDREKRSEYSLTVIAEDRGSPSLSTIKHFTVQVLDENDNPPRFEKSHYEVFKSENNSPGAYLMTVVASDPDLGTNGQVTYNIIDAVVQGSPISTYVTIDPSNGAIYALRSFDHEDVSRVAFIIQARDGGNPSLSANTTVLLTVLDENDNPPVIHSPPIQNHTAELLVWKYASPGQLITALKVTDRDAGANGELSCAIVGGNEDRLFVMDARRCELRTNATLEQAPRDVMELKVEVQDRGTSRLSTGALLRLSLQENMDILPPLYPTGTSQASLDLSLIVIISLGAVCALLLIVMVMFATTRCSREKKDPRHNYNCRVAESSYQNHPKKPTRQIHKADITLVPTVNGTLPVRAHPRSPSASPTPERGTLGSRQSHHSRQSLSSLVTISSNHVPENFALELAHATPPVEQVSQLLSMLHQGQYQPRPSFRGNKYTRSYRYALNEMDKFSLKDSGRGDSEAGDSDYEPGRESPMDRLLGEGFIEIYAPDGQHRTHAAMRLCTEECRVLGHSDQCWMPPLASPASSSSDYRSNLYIPGEEARQVTDHSQEKTPQPCTDTGTARNQSFSTFGKDLGAEDGGEEEGGEDGGGEAREEDLCGTTSLLSEMSSVFQRLLPQGLDSYVQVNEKEKGTSLSGVGVPMTGSLDRRRGHLPGKPSPSVHQQGVAAWAANTHFQNPGSSIGPSGHHQGGSYHTLKPSTKLGSQSSSHKGSQAPKNSPQNSGHPPKPHSSPLLTALVSPTLMQHSPAPVPVPVPLPGPSSKWLPAMEEIPENYEEDDFDSVLGHLQGKRSDSRHELVDASELVAEINKLLQDVRQS, from the exons ATGGAAGTAAGCGCCAGAGTGTGCGCAAAGAAGATGGGGGCAAAAATGGTCCAAGCCAAAGGAAATATTTTCTCTCCGGCACTGCTCCAGCTATTGCTTTTGGTCGCGCTCATACACGGAGCCGCTGGCAAGACTTTGAAATATAAAGTTTTCGAGGAGCAGAAAGTGGGCACGGTTATTGCGCGGTTGCGGGAGGATGTCGCCGGGGTTTTGTCCAAACTACCGAGTTCGCTGAACTTTCGGTTCCGCGCGATGCAACGGGGGAGCACGCCGCTCTTGTCTGTCcgggaggaggacggggagatCAGCATTGGCACCAAGATCGACCGCGAGAAGCTCTGTGAGAAAAACTTGAACTGCTCGATTGAATTCGACGTGGTCACGCTGCCGACAGAATACCTGCAGCTGTTCCATGTGGAGGTGGAAGTGCTGGATATCAACGACAACTCCCCGCACTTCTCCCGCGCCATTGTCCCCATTGAGATTTCCGAGAGCGCATCCGTGGGGACGCGAGTCCCGCTGGATGGCGCAGTGGACGCAGATGTCGGAGACAATTCCCTGCACACTTACACTCTGACACCCAATAACTTCTTTAAGATCGATGTGAGGACCAGGACGGACGGGGCCAAGTACGCGGAGCTGGTGGTGATGAGGGAGCTGGACCGGGAGGTCCTGTCCAGCTACCAGCTGCAGCTCACAGCCTCGGACAACGGTGTGCCCCCCAAGTCTGGCTCCACTTTGCTCAAAATCATCATTTCCGATTCCAATGACAACAGCCCGGCCTTTGATGAGCAGGCCTACATCATCAATTTGCTGGAGAACTCTCCCCTCGGGACTCTAATCATTGATTTGAACGCCACAGATCCAGATGAGGGCACTAATGGGAAAATAGTCTACTCGTTCAGCAGCCACGTTTCTCCGAAGATCTTGGAAACATTTAAGATAAACCCAGAAACTGGCCACATCACTCTTATTAAGAAAGTTGACTTTGAAACCACAGCTTCCTATGAGCTGGATGTGCAGGCTCAGGACATGGGCCCAAACTCCATCCCTGGACTTTGTAAAATTGTGGTGAAAGTGGTGGATGTAAATGACAACAAACCAGAGATAAACATCAACCTGATGACGCCTGGCAAAGAAGAAGTGGCCTATATTTCCGAGGGGGCGCCCGTGGACACCTTCATAGCTCTGGTGCGTGTTGATGACAGCGACGCAGGCCTCAACGGTGAGGTGGTGTGCAGGCTTCACGGCCACGGCCACTTCAGACTCCAGAAGACCCACGAGAAGAACTACATGATCCTCACCAACATCTCGTTGGACAGGGAGAAGAGGTCAGAGTACAGTCTGACGGTCATAGCTGAGGACAGGGGTTCTCCCAGCCTCTCCACCATCAAACATTTCACTGTTCAGGTGCTGGACGAAAATGACAACCCCCCACGCTTTGAGAAGAGCCACTATGAGGTatttaaatcagaaaacaaCTCCCCGGGAGCCTATCTGATGACTGTGGTGGCCTCAGATCCAGATCTGGGAACCAATGGCCAGGTCACCTACAACATCATAGACGCCGTGGTCCAAGGGAGCCCCATCTCCACCTACGTCACCATTGATCCCTCTAATGGCGCCATCTATGCCTTGCGCAGCTTTGACCACGAAGACGTCAGCCGGGTGGCTTTCATCATCCAGGCACGCGATGGCGGAAACCCGTCACTGTCAGCAAACACCACTGTCCTTCTAACTGTTTTGGATGAAAACGACAACCCGCCTGTCATTCACTCGCCCCCCATCCAGAACCACACTGCTGAGCTTCTGGTGTGGAAGTATGCGTCTCCTGGTCAGCTGATAACTGCGCTCAAAGTCACAGACCGCGACGCTGGTGCCAATGGAGAGCTGAGCTGCGCCATCGTTGGAGGCAATGAGGACAGGCTGTTTGTCATGGATGCCCGGCGATGTGAGCTCAGAACCAATGCCACTCTGGAACAGGCTCCTCGGGACGTGATGGAGCTCAAGGTAGAAGTGCAAGACAGAGGCACCAGTCGGCTGTCCACAGGGGCCCTCCTCAGGCTCTCCCTGCAGGAGAACATGGacatcctcccccctctctaCCCCACTGGCACCAGCCAAGCCTCACTGGATCTCTCCCTCATTGTCATCATCTCTCTGGGTGCCGTTTGTGCTCTCTTGCTCATCGTTATGGTGATGTTTGCCACCACCCGCTGCAGCCGCGAGAAGAAAGACCCCAGACACAACTACAACTGTCGTGTGGCAGAAAGCAGCTACCAGAACCACCCCAAAAAGCCCACCAGGCAGATCCACAAGGCAGACATCACCCTGGTCCCAACTGTCAACGGGACTCTGCCCGTCCGGGCACACCCGCGCTCGCCGTCAGCCTCCCCGACACCGGAGAGGGGCACCCTGGGGAGCAGACAGAGCCACCATAGCCGCCAGTCCCTCAGCAGCCTGGTCACCATCTCCTCCAATCATGTACCAGAGAATTTTGCCCTGGAGCTTGCCCACGCCACACCTCCTGTAGAG CAAGTCTCACAGCTTCTGTCCATGCTCCATCAGGGCCAGTACCAGCCACGACCAAGCTTCAGAGGCAACAAATATACCAGGAGTTACAG ATATGCCTTGAATGAGATGGACAAGTTCAGTCTGAAGGACAGCGGCCGCGGGGACAGCGAGGCTGGGGACAGCGACTACGAGCCTGGCAGGGAGTCACCCATGGATAGGCTCCTTGGTGAGGGCTTTATTGAGATATATGCCCCTGATGGTCAGCACAGAACGCATGCAG ctATGAGGCTCTGCACAGAGGAGTGTCGTGTCCTGGGCCACTCAGATCAGTGCTGGATGCCCCCCCTGGCCTCCCcggcctcgtcctcctccgacTACCGAAGCAACCTATACATCCCAGGGGAAGAAGCGCGCCAGGTGACGGACCACTCGCAGGAAAAGACCCCACAGCCCTGCACTGACACAGGGACCGCCCGCAACCAGAGCTTCTCCACCTTCGGCAAGGACCTGGGCGCTGAGgacgggggagaagaggaggggggagaggacgGTGGGGGTGAGGCCAGAGAGGAAGACCTGTGCGGGACCACGTCACTGTTGTCAGAGATGAGCAGTGTGTTCCAGAGGTTGCTACCCCAGGGGCTGGACTCCTACGTCCAGGTCaacgagaaagagaaagggaccAGCCTGAGCGGGGTGGGTGTACCCATGACTGGATCTTTAGATCGCAGGAGGGGCCATCTGCCCGGCAAGCCGAGCCCCTCCGTCCACCAGCAGGGCGTGGCAGCCTGGGCTGCCAACACCCACTTTCAGAACCCAGGAAGCAGCATTGGCCCGTCTGGCCATCACCAGGGCGGCAGCTACCACACCTTGAAACCCAGCACCAAGCTCGGCTCCCAGAGCAGCAGCCACAAGGGCTCGCAGGCACCCAAGAACAGCCCTCAGAACAGCGGCCACCCCCCTAAACCCCACAGCAGCCCCCTGCTCACTGCACTGGTCAGCCCCACTCTGATGCAGCATTCCCCAGCCCCCGTGCCAGTACCAGTGCCACTCCCGGGACCCTCCTCCAAGTGGCTGCCTGCCATGGAGGAGATCCCCGAGAATTACGAGGAGGACGATTTCGACTCGGTGCTCGGCCACCTTCAGGGCAAACGCAGCGACAGCCGACACGAACTGGTGGACGCCAGCGAGCTGGTGGCTGAAATCAACAAACTCTTACAGGATGTCCGGCAGAGTTag